In Lycium ferocissimum isolate CSIRO_LF1 chromosome 11, AGI_CSIRO_Lferr_CH_V1, whole genome shotgun sequence, a single genomic region encodes these proteins:
- the LOC132036549 gene encoding BTB/POZ domain and ankyrin repeat-containing protein NPR1-like — protein MMESGNEHSSSLSFASSSYVSNGCSSSPQEQGQSLDHLSSLSNSLEKLILNADYDYSDAEIVVEGITVGVNRCILAARSQFFHEKFKQKNENSSKDEKPKYMLKDLVPFASIGYEAFMVFLNYLYTGNIKSAPPEVSSCVDNACTHDACRPAINYVVELMYASSTFQIKELVMVVERYLVNFVDKAIPEDIIPILLVAFHCKPNHLLEQCIQRVARSDLDNATLEKELPHDVLTDLKARRLKSRQQGTEQDSREVDSLSEKRISRILKALESDDIELLKLLLEESNVTLNEACALHYAAAYCNSKVVNEVLELGLGADVNLQNSRGYNVLHVAARRKEPSIIMGLLAKGASVLDTTRDGHTALSICRRLTRPKDYNEPAERGKKTNKDRICIDVLEREMIRNPMIGFMSSSSMVLADELLMRLLLFENRVAMARMLFPHEAKLAMEIAHADSTSEFTGLSTNGLCRNLRGVDLNELPSEQVKRLQERLIALQKTVETGRWFFPNCSEVLDRLLEDDTLDSLMLESGTPEEQRSKKMRYTELKDEVMKAFNKDKAEKYWTGFSASSSSSSSPKISGSHKIRKK, from the exons CAGTTTTGCTTCATCTTCTTATGTATCGAACGGGTGCAGTAGTAGTCCTCAGGAACAAGGACAAAGTCTTGATCATTTGAGTAGTTTAAGTAATAGTCTTGAAAAACTCATCCTTAATGCTGATTATGATTACAGTGATGCAGAAATAGTTGTTGAGGGGATTACTGTTGGTGTTAATCGTTGTATTTTGGCTGCACGAAGTCAGTTTTTCCATGAAAAGTTTAAGCAGAAGAATGAGAATTCCTCGAAAGATGAAAAGCCGAAATATATGTTGAAGGATTTGGTTCCTTTTGCCTCAATTGGCTATGAAGCATTTATGGTCTTCCTGAATTATTTGTATACGGGAAACATTAAGTCGGCTCCTCCAGAAGTTTCAAGTTGTGTTGATAATGCTTGTACTCATGATGCTTGCCGCCCTGCCATTAATTATGTAGTGGAACTCATGTATGCTTCGTCCACTTTTCAGATAAAAGAACTCGTTATGGTCGTAGAG CGTTATCTCGTCAACTTTGTTGATAAGGCTATTCCAGAGGATATAATTCCTATACTTTTAGTTGCCTTTCACTGCAAACCTAATCATCTTCTTGAGCAATGCATCCAGAGAGTTGCACGATCCGATCTAGACAATGCTACTCTTGAGAAAGAACTTCCTCATGATGTTTTAACCGACTTAAAAGCAAGGCGCCTCAAGTCTCGACAACAAGGGACTGAACAGGATTCAAGAGAAGTGGACTCCTTGAGTGAAAAGAGAATTAGTAGGATTCTCAAGGCTCTGGAATCCGATGACATTGAATTGCTAAAGTTACTCCTGGAAGAGTCTAATGTCACTTTAAACGAAGCTTGTGCTCTTCATTATGCAGCTGCCTATTGCAACTCCAAGGTTGTGAACGAGGTACTCGAGCTAGGTTTAGGCGCTGATGTCAATCTTCAGAACTCTCGAGGATATAATGTCCTTCATGTTGCAGCTAGACGAAAGGAACCATCAATAATTATGGGACTACTTGCAAAAGGAGCATCCGTTTTGGATACTACGCGCGACGGACATACAGCACTATCTATATGCCGGAGATTGACTCGTCCAAAGGATTACAATGAGCCAGCAGAGCGGGGAAAGAAAACTAATAAAGACCGCATCTGCATTGATGTTTTGGAGAGAGAGATGATTAGGAATCCTATGATTGGGTTCATGTCTTCTTCATCAATGGTGTTGGCTGATGAATTACTCATGAGGTTgcttttatttgaaaatagaG TGGCAATGGCACGAATGTTATTTCCTCATGAAGCCAAGCTAGCTATGGAAATAGCACATGCTGATTCGACCTCAGAGTTTACTGGCCTTTCAACAAATGGCTTATGCAGAAATCTGAGAGGGGTAGATTTGAATGAATTACCATCTGAGCAAGTGAAAAGACTCCAAGAGCGGCTGATCGCACTGCAGAAAACAG TGGAGACAGGTCGGTGGTTTTTCCCTAACTGCTCCGAAGTTTTAGATAGACTATTGGAGGATGACACTCTAGATTCGTTGATGTTAGAAAGTGGCACCCCCGAGGAACAAAGATCAAAGAAGATGCGATATACAGAACTCAAGGATGAAGTTATGAAGGCATTCAACAAAGACAAAGCTGAAAAGTATTGGACGGGCTTCTCGGCGTCTTCCTCCTCTTCATCTTCCCCAAAGATTAGTGGTAGCCACAAGATCAGGAAAAAGTAG